One genomic window of Scatophagus argus isolate fScaArg1 chromosome 16, fScaArg1.pri, whole genome shotgun sequence includes the following:
- the LOC124073624 gene encoding beta-galactoside-binding lectin-like isoform X2, whose translation MDMIIKTMSFKVWQTLTIVGVPKAGIPRFSVNIGPDEDDIALHINPRFDGCSRKVVCNSRQGGKWDKEVHGSSFPFEYEKEFKMIIKFTPAEFQVTLPDGSKIQLPNRFDAGRYSVIKFVEDVCISRVEIS comes from the exons ATG GATATGATCATAAAGACCATGTCCTTCAAGGTCTGGCAGACCCTGACCATTGTTGGTGTCCCCAAGGCTGGGATACCAAG ATTTTCAGTGAATATTGGCCCAGACGAAGACGATATTGCTTTGCATATCAACCCTCGTTTTGATGGCTGCTCTCGAAAGGTGGTCTGCAACTCTCGCCAGGGAGGCAAATGGGATAAAGAAGTCCATGGGAGTAGCTTTCCTTTCGAATACGAAAAGGAGTTCAAG ATGATCATTAAATTCACCCCTGCAGAGTTCCAGGTGACTTTACCAGATGGCTCTAAAATCCAATTACCCAACCGCTTCGATGCAGGGAGGTACTCCGTCATCAAATTTGTAGAGGATGTTTGCATCAGTCGAGTTGAAATCAGTTAA
- the LOC124073624 gene encoding beta-galactoside-binding lectin-like isoform X1 has protein sequence MVKDMIIKTMSFKVWQTLTIVGVPKAGIPRFSVNIGPDEDDIALHINPRFDGCSRKVVCNSRQGGKWDKEVHGSSFPFEYEKEFKMIIKFTPAEFQVTLPDGSKIQLPNRFDAGRYSVIKFVEDVCISRVEIS, from the exons ATGGTGAAA GATATGATCATAAAGACCATGTCCTTCAAGGTCTGGCAGACCCTGACCATTGTTGGTGTCCCCAAGGCTGGGATACCAAG ATTTTCAGTGAATATTGGCCCAGACGAAGACGATATTGCTTTGCATATCAACCCTCGTTTTGATGGCTGCTCTCGAAAGGTGGTCTGCAACTCTCGCCAGGGAGGCAAATGGGATAAAGAAGTCCATGGGAGTAGCTTTCCTTTCGAATACGAAAAGGAGTTCAAG ATGATCATTAAATTCACCCCTGCAGAGTTCCAGGTGACTTTACCAGATGGCTCTAAAATCCAATTACCCAACCGCTTCGATGCAGGGAGGTACTCCGTCATCAAATTTGTAGAGGATGTTTGCATCAGTCGAGTTGAAATCAGTTAA
- the LOC124073620 gene encoding beta-galactoside-binding lectin-like isoform X1, translated as MVKDMIIKTMSFKVWQTLTIVGVPKAGIKEFSVNIGPDEEDIALHINPRFNIHYDENKVVCNTRQEGKWKEEYRQGSFPFEYEKEFKMIIKFTPAEFQVTLSDGSKFQFPNRFGAHRYPVIRIAGDVRISRVEIS; from the exons ATGGTGAAA GATATGATCATAAAGACCATGTCCTTCAAGGTCTGGCAGACCCTGACCATTGTTGGTGTCCCCAAGGCTGGGATAAAAGA ATTTTCAGTGAACATTGGCCCAGACGAAGAGGATATTGCTTTGCATATCAATCCCCGCTTTAACATCCACTACGATGAGAATAAGGTGGTCTGCAACACTCGCCAGGAAGGCAAATGGAAGGAGGAATACCGTCAAGGATCCTTTCCTTTCGAATACGAAAAGGAGTTCAAG ATGATCATTAAATTCACCCCTGCAGAGTTCCAGGTGACTTTATCAGATGGCTCTAAATTCCAATTCCCCAACCGCTTCGGTGCACACAGATACCCCGTCATCAGGATTGCAGGGGATGTTCGCATCAGTCGAGTTGAAATCAGTTAA
- the LOC124073620 gene encoding beta-galactoside-binding lectin-like isoform X2, whose protein sequence is MDMIIKTMSFKVWQTLTIVGVPKAGIKEFSVNIGPDEEDIALHINPRFNIHYDENKVVCNTRQEGKWKEEYRQGSFPFEYEKEFKMIIKFTPAEFQVTLSDGSKFQFPNRFGAHRYPVIRIAGDVRISRVEIS, encoded by the exons ATG GATATGATCATAAAGACCATGTCCTTCAAGGTCTGGCAGACCCTGACCATTGTTGGTGTCCCCAAGGCTGGGATAAAAGA ATTTTCAGTGAACATTGGCCCAGACGAAGAGGATATTGCTTTGCATATCAATCCCCGCTTTAACATCCACTACGATGAGAATAAGGTGGTCTGCAACACTCGCCAGGAAGGCAAATGGAAGGAGGAATACCGTCAAGGATCCTTTCCTTTCGAATACGAAAAGGAGTTCAAG ATGATCATTAAATTCACCCCTGCAGAGTTCCAGGTGACTTTATCAGATGGCTCTAAATTCCAATTCCCCAACCGCTTCGGTGCACACAGATACCCCGTCATCAGGATTGCAGGGGATGTTCGCATCAGTCGAGTTGAAATCAGTTAA